A single region of the Ziziphus jujuba cultivar Dongzao chromosome 10, ASM3175591v1 genome encodes:
- the LOC107417918 gene encoding probable leucine-rich repeat receptor-like protein kinase At5g63930 isoform X1, whose protein sequence is MLQMAFFFLCSLMSMRKMPFGFLTGLVLVAVLLVCESEGLNSEGQYLLQIKSRFVDKFNHLGDWNSNDSTPCGWTGVTCSYDYNPVVLYLDLNSMNLSGTLSPSIGGLVHLTYLDLSFNEFSRDIPKEIGNCSNLEVLLLKNNKLEGQIPPELGRLSSLSIFNLCNNKISGPFPEEIGNLSSLTQLIAYTNELTGPIPSSFGNLRKLQFFRAGENLISGSLPSEIGGCLSLEYLGLAQNQLSGEIPKGIGMLRNLTDLILWDNQLSKGVPKELGNCTNLGTLALYENMLVGQIPKELGNLASLERLYLYRNQLNGTIPREIGNLSLATEIDFSENFLSGEILKEFCNIRGLKLLYLFQNQFTGLIPHELTSLTNLTKLDLSINYLTGPIPVGFQNMTELIMLQLFHNLLTGIIPDQLGFYSPLWVVDLSENSLTGRIPPYLCRNSNLILLNLESNRLTGNIPPGVTSCKSLVQLRLVGNSLTGNLPLDMCKLVNLSTVELDQNKFSGSIPPEIGNCRTLQRLHLSENYFTSELPREIGGLSKLVTFNISSNSLSGRIPAELFNCNMLQRLDLSHNNFMGSLPSEIGTLSQLELLKLSDNKLSGKIPLSLGKLLRLTELQMGGNSFSGGIPAELGSLSSLQIALNLSYNNLSGEIPQTLGNLVLLEYLLLNNNHLTGEIPSSFQRQSSLLGCNFSNNELTGPLPSQLFENMSISSFLGNEGLCGGPLGDCKTPPSSVSLPSDMSKKRIRLGKLVAIISASIGGVSLILIVVIVYLMRRPVDIVSPVQEKPFPSPVSDIYFSPKEGFTFQDLVMATNNFDDSFVIGRGACGIVYRAILSSDYIIAVKKLESNREGNNVDNSFRAEILTLGKIRHRNIVRLYGFCFHQGSNLLLYEYMEKGSLGELLHGPSCSLDWQTRFKIALGAAQGLAYLHHDCNPKIFHRDIKSNNILLDDKFEAHVGDFGLAKVIDMPQPKSMSAIAGSYGYIAPEYAYTMKVTEKCDIYSYGVVLLELLTGRTPVQPLDQGGDLVSWVRTYIHNHTLSSGILDSQLDLEDEATVSHMISVMKIALHCTNMSPLDRPSMREVVLLLIDSNEREGHFDLSSNHDTNLKDEP, encoded by the exons ATGCTGCAAAtggctttcttttttctctgttCCCTAATGAGTATGAGGAAAATGCCATTTGGTTTCTTGACTGGACTTGTTCTTGTTGCTGTACTTCTGGTTTGTGAATCTGAGGGGCTAAATTCTGAAGGTCAATACCTTCTACAGATAAAGAGCAGAtttgttgataaatttaatcATCTGGGTGATTGGAATTCCAATGATTCTACACCTTGTGGATGGACTGGAGTGACTTGCAGCTATGATTACAATCCTGTGGTACTTTATCTTGACTTGAATTCTATGAATCTTTCTGGCACTTTATCTCCAAGCATTGGTGGGTTAGTTCACTTGACTTATCTTGATCTTTCTTTCAATGAATTTTCTCGGGATATACCAAAAGAGATTGGAAATTGTTCCAATTTGGAGGTCCTTCTTCTAAAAAACAATAAGCTTGAAGGTCAAATACCTCCTGAATTAGGCAGACTTTcttctttatcaatttttaatttgtgcAACAATAAAATATCAGGGCCTTTTCCGGAAGAAATTGGAAACCTTTCATCTCTGACCCAGTTGATTGCTTACACTAATGAGCTTACTGGACCAATCCCAAGTTCTTTTGGGAACCTTAGAAAGTTACAATTTTTTCGAGCCGGTGAGAATCTGATATCTGGAAGCTTGCCTTCTGAGATAGGTGGATGTTTGAGCTTGGAATATCTTGGTCTTGCTCAAAATCAGTTGAGTGGAGAAATACCAAAAGGGATTGGAATGCTCAGGAATCTGACTGATCTGATTCTTTGGGATAACCAGCTTTCAAAGGGTGTCCCAAAAGAACTTGGAAACTGTACAAATTTAGGGACTTTAGCCCTCTATGAAAACATGCTTGTGGGACAGATTCCAAAGGAGCTTGGTAACCTTGCGTCTCTGGAGCGATTATATCTGTACAGAAATCAGTTAAATGGAACAATTCCAAGAGAGATTGGTAACTTATCTCTAGCAACAGAGATTGATTTTTCAGAGAATTTTTTGAGTGGAGAAATATTAAAGGAGTTCTGTAATATTAGAGGTTTGAAATTGCTTTATCTTTTTCAAAACCAGTTTACAGGTCTTATCCCACATGAGCTCACAAGCTTGACAAACTTGACTAAGCTCGACCTCTCGATCAATTACCTAACAGGACCAATTCCTGTTGGGTTTCAAAACATGACAGAATTGATTATGCTACAATTGTTTCACAATTTATTGACCGGAATCATTCCTGATCAACTTGGATTCTATAGCCCACTTTGGGTGGTTGACTTATCAGAAAATTCCTTGACAGGAAGAATTCCTCCTTATCTTTGCAGGAATTCTAACCTGATCTTGTTGAACTTGGAGTCAAACAGGCTCACTGGAAATATCCCTCCTGGGGTCACAAGCTGCAAGTCGCTGGTACAGCTCCGTCTGGTCGGAAACAGCCTCACAGGGAATCTCCCCCTAGATATGTGCAAATTGGTTAATCTTTCTACCGTGGAGTTGGATCAAAACAAGTTCAGTGGCTCCATTCCTCCTGAAATTGGTAACTGCAGAACTTTGCAAAGGCTTCATCTTTCAGAAAACTATTTTACATCTGAGTTGCCAAGAGAGATTGGTGGGCTTTCAAAGTTGGTGACCTTTAATATTTCATCAAACTCGCTTTCCGGGAGGATACCAGCTGAACTGTTCAATTGCAATATGCTTCAACGTCTTGATCTTAGCCATAACAACTTTATGGGTTCATTGCCAAGTGAAATAGGAACCCTTTCCCAGCTGGAACTTCTCAAGCTTTCTGATAACAAACTTTCTGGTAAAATACCTTTATCACTGGGAAAACTCTTGCGGTTGACTGAGCTACAAATGGGTGGAAACTCGTTTTCTGGTGGTATACCTGCTGAGTTGGGTTCCCTTTCCAGCTTACAGATTGCATTAAATCTCAGTTATAACAATCTCTCCGGAGAGATTCCTCAGACCCTTGGAAATCTTGTTCTACTGGAATATCTTCTACTCAATAACAACCATTTGACAGGTGAAATTCCAAGCTCTTTTCAGAGGCAGTCAAGTCTACTTGGCTGCAATTTCTCAAACAATGAGTTGACAGGGCCATTACCTTCTCAGCTCTTTGAGAATATGTCTATAAGCAGCTTTCTTGGAAACGAAGGACTTTGTGGTGGTCCTCTTGGTGACTGTAAAACACCTCCATCTTCAGTCTCTCTTCCTTCAGATATGTCAAAGAAACGCATCCGTTTAGGTAAACTCGTGGCTATAATTTCGGCATCTATTGGTGGAGTTTCTCTCATTTTAATTGTAGTCATTGTTTACTTAATGAGGCGACCGGTTGACATAGTTTCTCCTGTGCAAGAAAAACCATTTCCTTCTCCGGTTTCAGATATCTACTTTTCACCAAAGGAAGGATTTACTTTCCAGGATTTGGTAATGGCCACCAACAACTTCGATGACAGCTTTGTGATTGGAAGGGGAGCTTGTGGAATTGTGTATAGAGCAATCTTGTCCTCGGATTACATAATTGCTGTCAAGAAGTTAGAATCTAACAGGGAAGGAAACAATGTGGATAATAGCTTTCGTGCTGAAATTCTAACCTTGGGAAAAATCAGGCATCGAAATATTGTGAGGCTATATGGTTTCTGCTTCCACCAGGGTTCCAATCTTTTGCTCTATGAGTACATGGAAAAGGGAAGCTTGGGAGAATTGCTTCATGGACCATCTTGTAGTCTTGATTGGCAAACCAGGTTCAAAATCGCCCTCGGAGCTGCTCAAGGTCTTGCTTATTTGCATCATGACTGTAACCCCAAGATTTTTCACCGTGATATAAAGTCCAATAACATCCTGCTTGATGATAAGTTTGAAGCTCATGTTGGGGATTTTGGGTTGGCAAAGGTTATTGACATGCCACAACCTAAATCAATGTCTGCAATTGCTGGTTCTTATGGCTATATTGCCCCTG AATATGCATACACAATGAAAGTGACAGAAAAATGTGACATCTACAGCTATGGAGTTGTTCTCCTGGAATTGCTCACAGGAAGAACACCGGTTCAGCCATTAGACCAAGGAGGTGATCTTGTAAGCTGGGTAAGAACTTATATCCACAACCATACATTGTCGTCAGGAATATTGGATAGTCAATTGGATCTTGAAGATGAAGCTACTGTTTCCCACATGATATCAGTGATGAAAATTGCTCTGCACTGCACAAATATGTCACCTCTTGATCGTCCATCAATGAGAGAGGTTGTTTTgcttcttattgattccaatgAAAGGGAAGGACACtttgatttgtcctcaaatcatgaTACTAACTTGAAGGATGAACCTTGA
- the LOC107417918 gene encoding probable leucine-rich repeat receptor-like protein kinase At5g63930 isoform X2: MLQMAFFFLCSLMSMRKMPFGFLTGLVLVAVLLVCESEGLNSEGQYLLQIKSRFVDKFNHLGDWNSNDSTPCGWTGVTCSYDYNPVVLYLDLNSMNLSGTLSPSIGPFPEEIGNLSSLTQLIAYTNELTGPIPSSFGNLRKLQFFRAGENLISGSLPSEIGGCLSLEYLGLAQNQLSGEIPKGIGMLRNLTDLILWDNQLSKGVPKELGNCTNLGTLALYENMLVGQIPKELGNLASLERLYLYRNQLNGTIPREIGNLSLATEIDFSENFLSGEILKEFCNIRGLKLLYLFQNQFTGLIPHELTSLTNLTKLDLSINYLTGPIPVGFQNMTELIMLQLFHNLLTGIIPDQLGFYSPLWVVDLSENSLTGRIPPYLCRNSNLILLNLESNRLTGNIPPGVTSCKSLVQLRLVGNSLTGNLPLDMCKLVNLSTVELDQNKFSGSIPPEIGNCRTLQRLHLSENYFTSELPREIGGLSKLVTFNISSNSLSGRIPAELFNCNMLQRLDLSHNNFMGSLPSEIGTLSQLELLKLSDNKLSGKIPLSLGKLLRLTELQMGGNSFSGGIPAELGSLSSLQIALNLSYNNLSGEIPQTLGNLVLLEYLLLNNNHLTGEIPSSFQRQSSLLGCNFSNNELTGPLPSQLFENMSISSFLGNEGLCGGPLGDCKTPPSSVSLPSDMSKKRIRLGKLVAIISASIGGVSLILIVVIVYLMRRPVDIVSPVQEKPFPSPVSDIYFSPKEGFTFQDLVMATNNFDDSFVIGRGACGIVYRAILSSDYIIAVKKLESNREGNNVDNSFRAEILTLGKIRHRNIVRLYGFCFHQGSNLLLYEYMEKGSLGELLHGPSCSLDWQTRFKIALGAAQGLAYLHHDCNPKIFHRDIKSNNILLDDKFEAHVGDFGLAKVIDMPQPKSMSAIAGSYGYIAPEYAYTMKVTEKCDIYSYGVVLLELLTGRTPVQPLDQGGDLVSWVRTYIHNHTLSSGILDSQLDLEDEATVSHMISVMKIALHCTNMSPLDRPSMREVVLLLIDSNEREGHFDLSSNHDTNLKDEP; the protein is encoded by the exons ATGCTGCAAAtggctttcttttttctctgttCCCTAATGAGTATGAGGAAAATGCCATTTGGTTTCTTGACTGGACTTGTTCTTGTTGCTGTACTTCTGGTTTGTGAATCTGAGGGGCTAAATTCTGAAGGTCAATACCTTCTACAGATAAAGAGCAGAtttgttgataaatttaatcATCTGGGTGATTGGAATTCCAATGATTCTACACCTTGTGGATGGACTGGAGTGACTTGCAGCTATGATTACAATCCTGTGGTACTTTATCTTGACTTGAATTCTATGAATCTTTCTGGCACTTTATCTCCAAGCATTG GGCCTTTTCCGGAAGAAATTGGAAACCTTTCATCTCTGACCCAGTTGATTGCTTACACTAATGAGCTTACTGGACCAATCCCAAGTTCTTTTGGGAACCTTAGAAAGTTACAATTTTTTCGAGCCGGTGAGAATCTGATATCTGGAAGCTTGCCTTCTGAGATAGGTGGATGTTTGAGCTTGGAATATCTTGGTCTTGCTCAAAATCAGTTGAGTGGAGAAATACCAAAAGGGATTGGAATGCTCAGGAATCTGACTGATCTGATTCTTTGGGATAACCAGCTTTCAAAGGGTGTCCCAAAAGAACTTGGAAACTGTACAAATTTAGGGACTTTAGCCCTCTATGAAAACATGCTTGTGGGACAGATTCCAAAGGAGCTTGGTAACCTTGCGTCTCTGGAGCGATTATATCTGTACAGAAATCAGTTAAATGGAACAATTCCAAGAGAGATTGGTAACTTATCTCTAGCAACAGAGATTGATTTTTCAGAGAATTTTTTGAGTGGAGAAATATTAAAGGAGTTCTGTAATATTAGAGGTTTGAAATTGCTTTATCTTTTTCAAAACCAGTTTACAGGTCTTATCCCACATGAGCTCACAAGCTTGACAAACTTGACTAAGCTCGACCTCTCGATCAATTACCTAACAGGACCAATTCCTGTTGGGTTTCAAAACATGACAGAATTGATTATGCTACAATTGTTTCACAATTTATTGACCGGAATCATTCCTGATCAACTTGGATTCTATAGCCCACTTTGGGTGGTTGACTTATCAGAAAATTCCTTGACAGGAAGAATTCCTCCTTATCTTTGCAGGAATTCTAACCTGATCTTGTTGAACTTGGAGTCAAACAGGCTCACTGGAAATATCCCTCCTGGGGTCACAAGCTGCAAGTCGCTGGTACAGCTCCGTCTGGTCGGAAACAGCCTCACAGGGAATCTCCCCCTAGATATGTGCAAATTGGTTAATCTTTCTACCGTGGAGTTGGATCAAAACAAGTTCAGTGGCTCCATTCCTCCTGAAATTGGTAACTGCAGAACTTTGCAAAGGCTTCATCTTTCAGAAAACTATTTTACATCTGAGTTGCCAAGAGAGATTGGTGGGCTTTCAAAGTTGGTGACCTTTAATATTTCATCAAACTCGCTTTCCGGGAGGATACCAGCTGAACTGTTCAATTGCAATATGCTTCAACGTCTTGATCTTAGCCATAACAACTTTATGGGTTCATTGCCAAGTGAAATAGGAACCCTTTCCCAGCTGGAACTTCTCAAGCTTTCTGATAACAAACTTTCTGGTAAAATACCTTTATCACTGGGAAAACTCTTGCGGTTGACTGAGCTACAAATGGGTGGAAACTCGTTTTCTGGTGGTATACCTGCTGAGTTGGGTTCCCTTTCCAGCTTACAGATTGCATTAAATCTCAGTTATAACAATCTCTCCGGAGAGATTCCTCAGACCCTTGGAAATCTTGTTCTACTGGAATATCTTCTACTCAATAACAACCATTTGACAGGTGAAATTCCAAGCTCTTTTCAGAGGCAGTCAAGTCTACTTGGCTGCAATTTCTCAAACAATGAGTTGACAGGGCCATTACCTTCTCAGCTCTTTGAGAATATGTCTATAAGCAGCTTTCTTGGAAACGAAGGACTTTGTGGTGGTCCTCTTGGTGACTGTAAAACACCTCCATCTTCAGTCTCTCTTCCTTCAGATATGTCAAAGAAACGCATCCGTTTAGGTAAACTCGTGGCTATAATTTCGGCATCTATTGGTGGAGTTTCTCTCATTTTAATTGTAGTCATTGTTTACTTAATGAGGCGACCGGTTGACATAGTTTCTCCTGTGCAAGAAAAACCATTTCCTTCTCCGGTTTCAGATATCTACTTTTCACCAAAGGAAGGATTTACTTTCCAGGATTTGGTAATGGCCACCAACAACTTCGATGACAGCTTTGTGATTGGAAGGGGAGCTTGTGGAATTGTGTATAGAGCAATCTTGTCCTCGGATTACATAATTGCTGTCAAGAAGTTAGAATCTAACAGGGAAGGAAACAATGTGGATAATAGCTTTCGTGCTGAAATTCTAACCTTGGGAAAAATCAGGCATCGAAATATTGTGAGGCTATATGGTTTCTGCTTCCACCAGGGTTCCAATCTTTTGCTCTATGAGTACATGGAAAAGGGAAGCTTGGGAGAATTGCTTCATGGACCATCTTGTAGTCTTGATTGGCAAACCAGGTTCAAAATCGCCCTCGGAGCTGCTCAAGGTCTTGCTTATTTGCATCATGACTGTAACCCCAAGATTTTTCACCGTGATATAAAGTCCAATAACATCCTGCTTGATGATAAGTTTGAAGCTCATGTTGGGGATTTTGGGTTGGCAAAGGTTATTGACATGCCACAACCTAAATCAATGTCTGCAATTGCTGGTTCTTATGGCTATATTGCCCCTG AATATGCATACACAATGAAAGTGACAGAAAAATGTGACATCTACAGCTATGGAGTTGTTCTCCTGGAATTGCTCACAGGAAGAACACCGGTTCAGCCATTAGACCAAGGAGGTGATCTTGTAAGCTGGGTAAGAACTTATATCCACAACCATACATTGTCGTCAGGAATATTGGATAGTCAATTGGATCTTGAAGATGAAGCTACTGTTTCCCACATGATATCAGTGATGAAAATTGCTCTGCACTGCACAAATATGTCACCTCTTGATCGTCCATCAATGAGAGAGGTTGTTTTgcttcttattgattccaatgAAAGGGAAGGACACtttgatttgtcctcaaatcatgaTACTAACTTGAAGGATGAACCTTGA